A window of Pedococcus aerophilus contains these coding sequences:
- a CDS encoding DUF4439 domain-containing protein, producing MPEEPAVALPRPTRRRVLSMGLQLGGGAVVAASLTACGIRLEDDAPRLPGLPTRQPVAGEAWLLTLRQHCTDLAGQARALGGSSRSVPARLATLHTRQAAVLETELLRLGVPRTVLDAPVATATPGASTSATTTTAPTAPSTGPSSASGAAGLAALAAAEATDLGPAAITALGTVVPETMPLAGAVLAQRAAAATLLGEAATWPEPTWSEPSLAASYLESTRAATYAFEVVAAQSPKGAQRTLALATLATLKARAGQQEALAGAAATPPALGYPLPFTVTTPAAARTLAVRVLTDLRAAVARELASTGGEVGPLGAVVQWLADTEVLASRWGVALEPFPGLT from the coding sequence ATGCCCGAGGAGCCCGCCGTCGCGCTGCCGCGCCCGACCCGGCGCCGCGTGCTCTCGATGGGCCTGCAGCTCGGCGGAGGCGCTGTCGTCGCGGCCTCCCTGACGGCCTGCGGCATCCGCCTCGAGGACGACGCACCACGCCTTCCGGGCCTGCCCACGCGCCAACCGGTCGCCGGCGAGGCCTGGCTGCTCACCCTGCGCCAGCACTGCACCGACCTCGCCGGCCAGGCCCGCGCCCTTGGGGGCTCGTCGAGGTCCGTGCCGGCCCGGTTGGCGACGCTGCACACCCGTCAGGCTGCGGTCCTGGAGACCGAGCTCCTGCGCCTCGGGGTGCCGCGCACCGTGCTCGACGCCCCCGTCGCGACCGCCACCCCCGGCGCATCGACCAGCGCGACCACCACGACGGCCCCCACCGCACCGTCCACCGGGCCGTCCTCCGCGTCGGGAGCGGCCGGTCTTGCGGCCCTCGCCGCCGCCGAGGCCACCGACCTCGGCCCGGCGGCGATCACTGCCCTCGGCACCGTGGTCCCAGAGACGATGCCGCTGGCGGGCGCGGTGCTCGCGCAGCGGGCGGCCGCCGCGACGCTGCTGGGCGAGGCTGCGACCTGGCCCGAGCCGACGTGGTCCGAGCCGTCCCTCGCGGCGTCCTACCTGGAGAGCACCCGCGCGGCGACGTACGCCTTCGAGGTCGTCGCGGCCCAGTCGCCCAAGGGCGCCCAGCGCACGCTGGCCCTCGCGACCCTCGCCACCCTGAAGGCTCGTGCCGGCCAGCAGGAGGCGCTCGCCGGTGCGGCGGCCACGCCTCCGGCGCTCGGGTATCCGCTGCCGTTCACCGTCACGACGCCGGCCGCGGCCCGGACTCTTGCGGTCCGGGTGCTCACCGACCTGCGGGCCGCCGTCGCCCGGGAGCTGGCCTCGACCGGCGGCGAGGTCGGCCCGCTCGGTGCGGTGGTGCAGTGGCTCGCCGACACCGAGGTGCTGGCGTCCCGCTGGGGTGTGGCGCTCGAGCCGTTCCCCGGGCTGACGTGA
- a CDS encoding LLM class F420-dependent oxidoreductase has protein sequence MRFGFHFLDFNLPDGPASYAPALRSTAAAAEDVGASWFTVMDHYFQMEFFRTAHDPMLEAYATLGFLAGVTEKVKLGTVVTGVTYRHPGLLAKIGTTLDVLSGGRAFMGIGAAWYEREHKALGVPYPPLGERFERLEEALQIILQMWGEDEGAFEGRHYQLAETINEPGNLTRPHPPIVIGGSGEKKTLRLVAQYADATNLIVSGTEELAHKLDVLRRHCDDLGRDYDTIEKTVMGPQGDPLDDVDGFLRLAQEYADLGVEHIHLRAMTPDPAAAVTAFGEQVAPRLTEIGR, from the coding sequence ATGCGCTTCGGATTCCACTTCCTCGACTTCAACCTCCCAGACGGCCCGGCGTCCTACGCCCCGGCCCTGCGCTCGACCGCGGCTGCCGCCGAGGACGTCGGCGCCTCGTGGTTCACCGTGATGGACCACTACTTCCAGATGGAGTTCTTCCGCACCGCCCACGACCCGATGCTCGAGGCCTACGCCACGCTCGGCTTCCTCGCCGGAGTCACCGAGAAGGTCAAGCTCGGCACCGTGGTGACGGGCGTGACCTACCGCCACCCCGGCCTGCTCGCCAAGATCGGGACGACGCTGGACGTCCTCAGCGGGGGTCGGGCCTTCATGGGGATCGGCGCCGCCTGGTACGAGCGCGAGCACAAGGCCCTGGGCGTGCCGTACCCGCCGCTGGGCGAGCGCTTCGAGCGCCTCGAGGAGGCGCTGCAGATCATCCTGCAGATGTGGGGCGAGGACGAGGGCGCGTTCGAGGGCAGGCACTACCAGCTCGCCGAGACGATCAACGAGCCCGGCAACCTCACCCGTCCGCACCCCCCGATCGTCATCGGCGGCAGCGGCGAGAAGAAGACGCTGCGGCTGGTGGCGCAGTATGCCGACGCGACCAACCTCATCGTGTCCGGGACCGAGGAGCTGGCGCACAAGCTCGACGTCCTGCGCAGGCACTGCGACGACCTCGGCCGCGACTACGACACCATCGAGAAGACCGTCATGGGTCCGCAGGGGGACCCGCTCGACGACGTCGACGGCTTCCTGCGGCTCGCCCAGGAGTACGCCGACCTCGGGGTCGAGCACATCCACCTGCGGGCCATGACTCCCGACCCTGCGGCTGCCGTCACCGCGTTCGGCGAGCAGGTCGCGCCGAGGCTCACCGAGATCGGCCGCTGA
- the rimP gene encoding ribosome maturation factor RimP translates to MSVKDQIRPAVEQPLAALGLLVEDVAVTAAGRRRLVRIWIDRVLAASADATTTVTAPLTLDEVADATRAVSDTLDETDVMGEQPYTLEVTSPGVDRPLTEARHFRRNVTRLVTLTPTEGPAVTGRIVRADDETVTLEVPAAKKTPARTVSLAYAAVERAVVEVEFSRPSADEQGADDQGADDQGADDPDQPDDQHDDLHDDTEEN, encoded by the coding sequence TTGAGCGTCAAGGACCAGATTCGTCCCGCAGTCGAGCAGCCCCTCGCGGCCCTCGGTCTGCTCGTGGAGGACGTCGCGGTGACCGCGGCCGGGAGACGGCGGCTGGTCCGGATCTGGATCGACCGGGTGCTGGCCGCGTCCGCCGACGCCACCACGACCGTCACCGCCCCCCTCACCCTCGACGAGGTCGCCGACGCGACCCGCGCGGTGAGCGACACCCTCGACGAGACCGACGTCATGGGGGAGCAGCCCTACACCCTCGAGGTCACCTCACCGGGCGTGGACCGCCCGCTGACCGAGGCGCGCCACTTCCGCCGCAACGTCACCCGCCTCGTCACCCTCACCCCCACCGAGGGCCCCGCCGTGACCGGCCGCATCGTGCGCGCCGACGACGAGACGGTCACCCTCGAGGTGCCCGCCGCCAAGAAGACCCCCGCCCGGACCGTGAGCCTCGCGTATGCCGCGGTGGAGCGGGCCGTGGTCGAGGTCGAGTTCTCGCGTCCGTCCGCCGACGAGCAGGGCGCCGACGACCAGGGCGCCGACGACCAGGGCGCCGACGACCCCGACCAGCCTGACGACCAGCACGACGACCTGCACGACGACACCGAGGAGAACTGA
- a CDS encoding sensor histidine kinase has protein sequence MALSHRRWASSPARWSVAGQTFALQVLVALLVVGIGTGAAYAQAQRAGTQEATARALAVARTVASSPDVVAAVQDGDRDAALQPFAEEVRRRTETDFVVVMSPSGIRYSHPDTSLIGKQFIGHIEDARAGGTVVEDYTGSLGPSRRAVVPVRAGDSADAPVVGLVAVGIRNAVVSQRLEGQLVALLAAGLAAAVLTGLATALVARRVRRQTHGLGERQLREMVEYYDAVLHAVTEGLLLIDLEGRLRLANDEAVRLLGLGEGAVGTRVEELALSGPLTTALTDDTPRSDELHVTAARVLVLNTAPARWDGKVLGQVATLRDRTDLEHLTGELDSARGLTEALRSQAHESANRLHTIVSLIELGHPDRALAFATEELELSQLLTDRVVAGIEEPALSALLLGKAAEASERGIDLRIDEGAVWPVDALPARDVVTIVGNLIDNAFDAVTGQPGERQVRVDTRLDEQGSHGAALLLTVADTGPGLPPGAVARAFERGVSTKEQGGEGRRGIGLALVAQVVSRLGGSLSVGGGPGAVFTVRLPLTGGGHD, from the coding sequence ATGGCGCTGAGCCACCGGCGGTGGGCGAGCTCACCGGCGCGCTGGAGCGTGGCCGGCCAGACGTTCGCGCTCCAGGTGCTCGTCGCCCTGCTCGTCGTCGGGATCGGGACCGGGGCTGCCTACGCGCAGGCGCAACGGGCGGGCACGCAGGAGGCGACGGCACGGGCCCTGGCCGTGGCCCGCACGGTCGCGAGCAGCCCGGACGTCGTCGCCGCCGTCCAGGACGGCGACAGGGATGCCGCCCTGCAGCCCTTCGCGGAAGAGGTCCGGCGGAGGACCGAGACCGACTTCGTCGTCGTCATGAGCCCCAGCGGGATCCGTTACTCCCACCCCGACACCTCGCTGATCGGCAAGCAGTTCATCGGTCACATCGAGGACGCCCGGGCCGGGGGCACGGTCGTGGAGGACTACACCGGTTCGCTGGGCCCGTCCCGGCGTGCCGTCGTGCCGGTGCGGGCGGGCGACAGCGCCGACGCACCCGTCGTCGGCCTGGTCGCCGTCGGCATCCGCAACGCGGTGGTGAGCCAGCGGCTCGAGGGGCAGCTGGTCGCCCTGCTCGCGGCCGGGCTGGCGGCCGCCGTCCTGACCGGGCTGGCGACGGCCCTGGTCGCCCGACGGGTGCGCCGCCAGACGCACGGGCTGGGGGAGCGCCAGCTGCGCGAGATGGTCGAGTACTACGACGCGGTGCTGCACGCGGTGACCGAGGGACTGCTCCTCATCGACCTCGAGGGTCGGCTGCGGCTGGCCAACGACGAGGCGGTGCGGCTGCTCGGGCTCGGCGAGGGGGCGGTCGGCACCCGGGTCGAGGAGCTGGCGCTGTCGGGGCCGCTGACCACGGCCCTCACCGACGACACCCCACGCAGCGACGAGCTGCACGTCACCGCAGCCCGCGTGCTCGTCCTCAACACCGCACCGGCACGCTGGGACGGCAAGGTGCTGGGCCAAGTGGCCACGTTGCGCGACCGCACCGACCTCGAGCACCTCACCGGCGAGCTGGACTCGGCGCGGGGGCTGACCGAGGCCCTGCGCTCGCAGGCCCACGAGTCCGCGAACCGGCTGCACACCATCGTCTCCCTCATCGAGCTCGGCCACCCCGACCGGGCGCTGGCGTTCGCGACCGAGGAGCTCGAGCTGTCCCAGCTGCTCACCGACCGTGTCGTCGCCGGGATCGAGGAGCCGGCCCTCTCGGCGCTGCTGCTGGGCAAGGCCGCCGAGGCGAGCGAGCGGGGCATCGACCTGCGCATCGACGAGGGAGCGGTGTGGCCGGTGGACGCCCTGCCCGCCCGTGACGTCGTGACCATCGTCGGCAACCTCATCGACAACGCCTTCGACGCCGTCACCGGCCAGCCCGGGGAGCGCCAGGTGCGCGTGGACACCCGGCTCGACGAGCAAGGATCCCACGGCGCGGCGCTGCTGCTCACGGTCGCAGACACGGGTCCAGGCCTGCCGCCGGGCGCGGTGGCCCGGGCGTTCGAGCGGGGTGTCTCGACCAAGGAGCAGGGCGGGGAGGGCCGCCGCGGCATCGGCCTGGCGCTCGTGGCGCAGGTGGTGAGTCGGCTCGGCGGTTCCCTGTCGGTCGGCGGCGGCCCCGGGGCCGTCTTCACGGTCCGACTACCGCTGACCGGAGGCGGCCATGACTGA
- a CDS encoding aminoglycoside phosphotransferase family protein: MSPGHRLRTEDAAALVPTAFRDAVGRFTAEDGGVHGPSGADWADRLPRLLAEVLDDWQLEVAGDARTGWTALVVPVRRDGLPLALKLVWPHVEARDEPLALRHWDGRGAVRLVAADPGRGALLLEALDASRDLSSQDVDSACEVAGRLLGDLHVPAPAGLRRLSDFAQDQVRKLQDTEGLLPRRMVERTAGLVRDLTSDPACDATLVHTDLHYRNVLHSLPGSDRPSWLAIDPHPMAGHPGFEIQPLLRNRVDELGTGSAFRYLVRRRLEVTCEAAGIDEDEALAWTYVHTAMEARWAAGGDDTSGVSFNIALLKALDG, translated from the coding sequence GTGAGCCCCGGGCACCGGCTCCGGACCGAGGACGCTGCGGCGCTGGTGCCGACGGCGTTCCGCGACGCGGTCGGTCGGTTCACCGCGGAGGACGGCGGGGTCCACGGACCCTCCGGAGCGGACTGGGCCGACCGGCTCCCCCGGCTGCTCGCCGAGGTCCTCGACGACTGGCAGCTCGAAGTCGCCGGCGACGCCCGCACGGGCTGGACCGCGCTGGTCGTCCCCGTCCGTCGTGACGGGCTACCGCTGGCGCTCAAGCTCGTCTGGCCGCACGTCGAGGCCCGTGACGAACCCCTGGCCCTGCGCCACTGGGACGGCCGCGGCGCGGTGCGCCTCGTCGCCGCCGACCCCGGCCGCGGGGCCCTCCTGCTCGAGGCCCTCGACGCCTCCCGCGACCTCTCCTCGCAGGACGTCGACAGCGCCTGCGAGGTGGCCGGGCGCCTGCTGGGCGACCTGCACGTCCCGGCACCGGCCGGGCTGCGGCGGCTGTCGGACTTCGCGCAGGACCAGGTCCGCAAGCTCCAGGACACCGAAGGCCTGCTCCCCCGCCGGATGGTCGAACGCACGGCCGGACTCGTCCGCGACCTGACCTCCGACCCGGCCTGCGACGCGACCCTCGTGCACACCGACCTGCACTACCGGAACGTCCTGCACAGCCTCCCGGGCTCGGACCGACCCTCGTGGTTGGCCATCGACCCGCACCCGATGGCAGGGCACCCGGGCTTCGAGATCCAGCCGTTGCTGCGCAACCGGGTCGACGAGCTCGGGACCGGGTCGGCCTTCCGCTACCTCGTCCGGCGCCGGCTCGAGGTCACCTGCGAGGCAGCCGGCATCGACGAGGACGAGGCCCTCGCCTGGACCTACGTGCACACCGCCATGGAGGCCCGCTGGGCCGCAGGCGGTGACGACACCAGCGGGGTGTCGTTCAACATCGCGTTGCTCAAGGCCCTCGACGGCTGA
- a CDS encoding response regulator: MTDSSDLRVLVVEDEPVALEAHAAYVGRVAGFVVVATASTAQAALQALQDRSVDVVLLDMNLPDGHGLDIIRAMRGAGHRADVIAVTSARDLDVVRGAVSLGVVQYLLKPFVFATLRDRLEAYAAYRRQLPSAEHVDSQAEVDDLLAGVRPATRTSLPKGMSEDLLAQVTRTLRGRGATAGMSASELAEEVGVSRVTARRYAEFLCETRTVARRSRYAGQGRPEVEYRWVG, from the coding sequence ATGACTGACTCGTCCGACCTGCGCGTCCTGGTCGTCGAGGACGAGCCGGTCGCCCTCGAGGCCCACGCCGCCTACGTCGGCCGGGTCGCGGGGTTCGTCGTGGTGGCCACGGCGAGCACCGCCCAGGCCGCCCTCCAGGCGCTCCAGGACCGCTCGGTCGACGTGGTCCTGCTCGACATGAACCTTCCCGACGGGCACGGGCTCGACATCATCCGAGCCATGCGGGGAGCCGGGCACCGCGCCGACGTCATCGCCGTCACCTCGGCCCGCGACCTCGACGTCGTCCGGGGAGCGGTGTCGCTCGGGGTGGTGCAGTACCTGCTCAAGCCGTTCGTCTTCGCCACCCTGCGCGACCGGCTCGAGGCGTATGCCGCCTACCGCCGCCAGCTGCCGTCGGCGGAGCACGTCGACAGCCAGGCGGAGGTCGACGACCTGCTCGCCGGGGTGCGGCCGGCCACGCGGACCTCGCTGCCGAAGGGGATGAGCGAGGACCTGCTCGCCCAGGTGACCCGGACGCTGCGTGGTCGTGGTGCGACCGCGGGGATGTCGGCCAGCGAGCTCGCCGAGGAGGTCGGCGTCAGCCGCGTCACTGCTCGCCGCTACGCCGAGTTCCTCTGCGAGACAAGAACGGTCGCACGCCGGTCGCGGTATGCGGGGCAGGGGCGCCCCGAGGTCGAGTACCGCTGGGTGGGGTGA
- the infB gene encoding translation initiation factor IF-2, which produces MAKVRVSALAKELGTDSKTLIAHLNSIGEYVKTASSTIEAPVVRKATETFPEDKKSPASKAAPAKPAAAAPAAPAAPTPPAPAKQAPAEPQAPAATAAPAPAAPAAKASPAPAAPAPAAPAAPAAKATPAAPAPAAPAAPAAKADVQSARDGGKQSSGVPASPRPGSAPRPGGSAPRPGAPRPGNNPFAPSQGMRTGRDGGRDGGREGAREGGAPREGGSRESTRPGNNPFAPSQGMPRPQSRPGGPGAAGPRPGGTAGPGGPRPGGPRPSPGMMPDRSAVGRPGERPARGGARGPGGPGGAGRGPGGPGAGGGGGFAGRPGGGGFRGGAGRGSTAGAFGRGGGRPVRGRKSKRAKRQEFEQMQAPSLGGVSVPRGNGDTLIRVRRGSSLSDFADKINANPGALVTVLFHLGEMATATQSLDEDTFKLLGAELGYNIEVVSPEEEEKELFDAFNIDLETGIEGEDDDDLEARPPVVTVMGHVDHGKTRLLDAIRNEDVAGGESGGITQHIGAYQVHKMHEGVDRPITFIDTPGHEAFTAMRARGAKVTDIAILVVAADDGVMPQTIEALNHAQAADVPIVVAVNKIDVEGANPSKVRQQLTEYNLVAEEYGGETMFVDVSAKAGQNIDALLEAVLLTADAALDLRANADRDARGVAIEANLDRGRGATATVLVQAGTLHVGDAIVTGSAYGRVRAMLDEHGNNLKEAGPSRPVQVLGLSSVPRAGDTFVVAPDDRTARQIAERREAADRQASLAKARKRISLEDLNEALAAGKVETLNLILKGDVSGSVEALEDALLQIDVGDEVDLRIIDRGVGAITMNNINLAMASDAIIIGYNVRAEGQNADYAEREGVEIRYYSVIYQAIEEIEAALKGMLKPEFEEVELGTAEIREIFRSSKFGNIAGSIVRSGEIKRGTRARITRNGVVISENVEIAGLRRFKDDVTEVREGFECGINLGSYNDLQLGDLIATYEMREKPRA; this is translated from the coding sequence GTGGCCAAGGTCCGTGTAAGCGCGCTCGCGAAAGAGCTCGGCACCGACAGCAAGACGCTGATCGCCCACCTCAACAGCATTGGCGAGTACGTCAAGACCGCCAGTTCGACCATTGAGGCCCCCGTCGTCCGCAAGGCGACGGAGACTTTCCCGGAGGACAAGAAGTCCCCGGCCTCCAAGGCTGCCCCGGCGAAGCCGGCAGCTGCCGCTCCCGCCGCCCCGGCGGCACCGACCCCGCCGGCCCCGGCCAAGCAGGCACCCGCAGAGCCCCAGGCTCCTGCGGCCACCGCTGCCCCGGCACCGGCTGCCCCCGCCGCCAAGGCGTCGCCCGCCCCGGCGGCACCGGCGCCCGCGGCTCCTGCTGCACCGGCCGCCAAGGCGACCCCCGCAGCCCCCGCCCCTGCTGCTCCGGCGGCTCCTGCCGCCAAGGCGGACGTGCAGTCCGCCCGCGACGGTGGCAAGCAGTCCTCCGGCGTCCCCGCCTCACCGCGTCCCGGCTCCGCGCCGCGCCCCGGTGGCTCGGCCCCCCGTCCCGGCGCTCCGCGTCCGGGCAACAACCCGTTCGCGCCCAGCCAGGGCATGCGCACGGGTCGTGACGGCGGCCGCGACGGCGGTCGTGAGGGTGCCCGCGAGGGCGGCGCTCCCCGTGAAGGTGGCTCGCGCGAGTCCACCCGTCCCGGGAACAACCCGTTCGCCCCGTCGCAGGGCATGCCGCGCCCCCAGAGCCGCCCCGGCGGCCCCGGTGCAGCCGGCCCGCGTCCGGGTGGCACCGCCGGTCCCGGTGGGCCCCGTCCCGGTGGTCCGCGTCCCAGCCCGGGCATGATGCCCGACCGCAGCGCGGTCGGCCGTCCCGGTGAGCGTCCCGCCCGTGGTGGCGCCCGTGGCCCCGGTGGTCCCGGCGGTGCCGGCCGTGGCCCTGGTGGTCCCGGTGCCGGTGGTGGCGGCGGTTTCGCCGGTCGCCCCGGTGGCGGTGGCTTCCGTGGTGGCGCAGGTCGCGGTTCGACCGCGGGTGCGTTCGGTCGCGGTGGCGGTCGTCCGGTCCGAGGCCGCAAGTCCAAGCGCGCGAAGCGCCAGGAGTTCGAGCAGATGCAGGCGCCGTCGCTCGGTGGCGTCAGCGTGCCCCGTGGCAACGGCGACACCCTCATCCGGGTGCGTCGCGGCTCGTCGCTCAGCGACTTCGCCGACAAGATCAACGCGAACCCCGGTGCACTGGTGACGGTGCTCTTCCACCTCGGCGAGATGGCCACGGCCACCCAGTCGCTGGACGAGGACACCTTCAAGCTGCTCGGTGCCGAGCTCGGCTACAACATCGAGGTCGTCTCCCCCGAGGAGGAGGAGAAGGAGCTCTTCGACGCCTTCAACATCGACCTGGAGACGGGTATCGAGGGTGAGGACGACGACGACCTCGAGGCGCGTCCGCCGGTCGTGACCGTCATGGGTCACGTCGACCACGGAAAGACCCGCCTGCTCGACGCCATCCGCAACGAGGACGTCGCCGGTGGCGAGTCCGGTGGCATCACCCAGCACATCGGTGCCTACCAGGTGCACAAGATGCACGAGGGCGTCGACCGTCCGATCACCTTCATCGACACCCCGGGTCACGAGGCGTTCACCGCCATGCGTGCCCGTGGTGCGAAGGTCACCGACATCGCGATCCTCGTGGTCGCGGCCGACGACGGCGTGATGCCGCAGACCATCGAGGCGCTCAACCACGCCCAGGCTGCGGACGTCCCGATCGTCGTCGCGGTGAACAAGATCGACGTCGAGGGTGCGAACCCGTCCAAGGTCCGCCAGCAGCTCACCGAGTACAACCTCGTGGCTGAGGAGTACGGCGGCGAGACGATGTTCGTGGACGTGTCCGCCAAGGCCGGCCAGAACATCGACGCCCTCCTCGAGGCCGTCCTGCTCACCGCCGACGCGGCCCTCGACCTGCGTGCCAACGCCGACCGCGACGCCCGCGGCGTCGCGATCGAGGCCAACCTCGACCGTGGCCGTGGCGCCACGGCCACGGTGCTGGTCCAGGCCGGCACGCTGCACGTCGGTGACGCCATCGTCACGGGTTCGGCCTACGGCCGCGTCCGCGCGATGCTCGACGAGCACGGCAACAACCTCAAGGAGGCGGGTCCGTCCCGTCCCGTGCAGGTGCTCGGTCTGTCCTCGGTCCCGCGCGCCGGTGACACCTTCGTGGTGGCCCCGGACGACCGCACGGCCCGTCAGATCGCCGAGCGGCGCGAAGCGGCCGACCGCCAGGCCTCCCTGGCCAAGGCCCGCAAGCGCATCTCCCTCGAGGACCTCAACGAGGCGCTCGCGGCCGGCAAGGTCGAGACGCTCAACCTCATCCTCAAGGGCGACGTGTCCGGTTCTGTCGAGGCGCTCGAGGACGCGCTCCTGCAGATCGACGTGGGCGACGAGGTCGACCTGCGGATCATCGACCGCGGCGTCGGTGCGATCACGATGAACAACATCAACCTCGCGATGGCGTCCGACGCCATCATCATCGGCTACAACGTCCGGGCCGAGGGCCAGAACGCTGACTACGCCGAGCGCGAGGGCGTCGAGATCCGCTACTACTCGGTGATCTACCAGGCCATCGAGGAGATCGAGGCAGCCCTGAAGGGCATGCTCAAGCCGGAGTTCGAGGAGGTGGAGCTCGGCACCGCCGAGATCCGCGAGATCTTCCGCTCCAGCAAGTTCGGCAACATCGCCGGATCGATCGTCCGCAGCGGCGAGATCAAGCGCGGCACCCGCGCCCGGATCACCCGCAACGGCGTGGTCATCTCGGAGAACGTCGAGATCGCCGGCCTGCGCCGGTTCAAGGACGACGTCACCGAGGTCCGCGAGGGCTTCGAGTGCGGCATCAACCTGGGGTCGTACAACGACCTCCAGCTCGGCGACCTCATCGCCACCTACGAGATGCGCGAGAAGCCGCGCGCCTGA
- a CDS encoding YlxR family protein yields MVTDRTGPQPAAQDDTTRTTARTPVRTCVGCRGTDSWSALLRVVAETDDTGATRLVPDLWRRLPGRGAWLHPTGDCLEQALRRRAFGRALHTSAPTDPEAVARHVRQLAGDLGPDHTPDSL; encoded by the coding sequence GTGGTGACCGACCGGACTGGACCCCAGCCCGCAGCACAGGACGACACCACCCGCACGACGGCCCGGACTCCCGTCCGGACGTGTGTGGGGTGCCGCGGGACGGATAGCTGGTCGGCACTCCTGCGAGTGGTCGCGGAGACGGACGACACCGGGGCGACCCGGTTGGTGCCCGATCTGTGGCGCCGCCTGCCGGGGCGTGGCGCATGGCTGCACCCCACGGGCGACTGTCTCGAGCAGGCCCTACGCCGCCGAGCGTTCGGTCGAGCGCTGCACACCAGCGCACCGACCGATCCCGAGGCGGTCGCACGACACGTTCGGCAGCTGGCCGGTGACCTCGGTCCCGACCACACGCCGGACAGTCTTTGA
- the nusA gene encoding transcription termination factor NusA, whose translation MDIDLAALRALERERDISLDILIPAIEQALLVAYHRTDDSYRTARVELDRKTGHVVVWAQEELEQPEPVEGQERPPREYGPEFDDTPTGFGRIAAATARQVIVQRLRDLEDDAIMGDFKGREGDVVAGVIQQSPDPRHVTVDFGTVEGILPLSEQVPGEKYVHGERLRCFVVSVRRGPKGPQIGLSRTHPNLVRKLFALEVPEIADGSVEIAALAREAGHRTKIAVHSKIAGLNAKGACIGPMGARVRAVMTELHGEKIDIVDYSEDARTFVAAALSPSRVESVEIVDPQLRSARVVVPDYQLSLAIGKEGQNARLAAKLTGWRIDIRPDTQPADGQGAGAAGAGGGSAARGDSRGGSQGGSGAPRRSTGDAPERR comes from the coding sequence ATGGACATCGACCTTGCGGCCCTGAGGGCGCTGGAGCGCGAGCGTGACATCTCCCTCGACATCCTCATCCCGGCGATCGAGCAGGCGCTGCTCGTGGCCTACCACCGCACCGATGACTCCTACCGCACCGCGCGCGTCGAGCTGGACCGCAAGACCGGCCACGTCGTGGTGTGGGCCCAGGAGGAGCTGGAGCAGCCCGAGCCCGTCGAGGGCCAGGAGCGTCCGCCGCGGGAGTACGGCCCCGAGTTCGACGACACCCCGACCGGCTTCGGTCGCATCGCTGCGGCCACCGCGCGCCAGGTCATCGTCCAGCGCCTGCGCGACCTCGAGGACGACGCCATCATGGGCGACTTCAAGGGCCGCGAGGGCGACGTCGTCGCGGGCGTGATCCAGCAGAGCCCCGACCCGCGCCACGTGACCGTCGACTTCGGCACCGTCGAGGGCATCCTGCCGCTGTCCGAGCAGGTCCCGGGGGAGAAGTACGTGCACGGGGAGCGCCTGCGCTGCTTCGTCGTCTCCGTGCGCCGCGGACCCAAGGGCCCGCAGATCGGCCTGTCCCGCACCCACCCCAACCTCGTCCGCAAGCTCTTCGCGCTCGAGGTGCCCGAGATCGCCGACGGCTCCGTGGAGATCGCGGCCCTGGCCCGAGAGGCCGGTCACCGCACCAAGATCGCGGTCCACTCCAAGATCGCCGGTCTCAACGCCAAGGGCGCCTGCATCGGCCCGATGGGCGCTCGCGTCCGCGCCGTGATGACCGAGCTGCACGGCGAGAAGATCGACATCGTCGACTACTCCGAGGACGCGCGGACCTTCGTGGCTGCCGCCCTCTCGCCCTCGCGGGTCGAGTCGGTCGAGATCGTCGACCCCCAGCTGCGCTCGGCACGGGTGGTCGTCCCCGACTACCAGCTCTCGCTCGCCATCGGCAAGGAGGGCCAGAACGCCCGCCTCGCCGCCAAGCTCACCGGCTGGCGCATCGACATCCGCCCGGACACCCAGCCCGCGGACGGCCAGGGCGCTGGTGCTGCCGGTGCTGGTGGTGGGAGTGCGGCGCGAGGTGACTCCCGAGGTGGCTCCCAGGGTGGCTCCGGCGCCCCGCGGCGCAGCACGGGTGACGCACCCGAGCGCCGCTAG